The Fulvivirga ligni genome window below encodes:
- a CDS encoding family 43 glycosylhydrolase, translating to MRRRFTEKARGSSYLVLLIMLTSGICKAQQYAGNPVIEGWYADPDAAVLNEEYWIFPTSSIDCVDQTYFDAFSSPDLVNWTKHNSIVNNDIVTWADRCMWAPGIAEKDGKYYFFFSAEGIDFDNAIGVCVADNPAGPYVDLIGAPLLGEYHNGAQPIDQSIFQDVDGQFYMLYGGEGHCNIVKLNDNFTGFVPFEDGSVFREITPHPDYVEGPVMFRRNNQYYLMWSEGLWFAGNYRVAYGVSDSPFGPFDRVATVLQGNDQIASGPGHHSIIQVPEADEWYMVYHRKPLGDNDGNHRYTCIDKMYFDGNGFIQPIQMTNQGVEKRPLGSINIASGKPVIASSTFGGNIGSNITDNNISTRWESEYTDYQWVYVDLGGIYDISQVDILWENAYGSNYMIQVSEDASSWTTVRSITGNTELDVSYNNLNARGRFVRIFGATRGTIWGYSIYELSIFGNRYIAPNRAFNQPVVASSFIGGNAGGLAVDGDKTDSRWESEYSDPQWLYVDLEQNYNIRNVKITWEGAYASNYELQVSQDGSNWSTVKSVTANNSIVNDHNDLNTSGRYFRILGTTRATIWGYSIYEVEVYGEPLRPGSIGITDLGGVLTSQYSDSPIGEGLGNLIDNNIDTKYLTLNPNCYIEYQADESHIIRSYELVSANDNPQRDPLSWTLEGSADGVTWHTLDTRNDEDFNNRFQARSFSISNNTAYRYYKFNFNNNSGNILQLSELELFEDTMASNSIPKISPRQSLDKKPYPMPFEDDVLIPLEIEEPTQGVMTVYDFSGKIVFSKEMNLSSQKEIIKWQGKNENGTKVKPGIYIIKIESEAFVLSKKVIKE from the coding sequence ATGAGAAGAAGATTCACAGAAAAGGCGCGAGGTAGTAGCTACCTCGTGCTTCTTATCATGCTCACAAGTGGCATATGCAAAGCGCAACAATATGCCGGAAATCCAGTGATAGAAGGCTGGTATGCCGACCCTGATGCTGCAGTATTAAATGAAGAATATTGGATATTTCCAACTTCATCCATTGACTGTGTGGATCAGACTTATTTTGATGCTTTCTCATCACCCGATTTGGTCAACTGGACTAAGCACAACAGCATTGTAAATAATGATATTGTCACCTGGGCTGATCGATGTATGTGGGCTCCTGGTATAGCTGAGAAGGATGGCAAGTACTATTTCTTCTTCAGCGCTGAGGGTATTGATTTTGATAATGCTATTGGTGTTTGTGTTGCCGATAATCCTGCAGGCCCTTACGTAGATCTTATTGGGGCTCCGCTACTAGGTGAATATCACAATGGAGCTCAACCTATAGATCAATCTATTTTTCAGGATGTAGATGGACAATTTTATATGCTATATGGGGGAGAAGGTCACTGTAACATAGTGAAACTCAATGATAATTTCACGGGATTTGTACCGTTCGAAGATGGCTCTGTTTTTAGAGAGATCACCCCACACCCTGATTATGTTGAAGGACCAGTAATGTTCCGCAGAAACAATCAGTACTACTTAATGTGGTCTGAAGGTCTTTGGTTTGCTGGTAATTATAGAGTGGCCTATGGCGTCAGTGACAGCCCGTTTGGTCCCTTTGATAGAGTCGCCACCGTGCTCCAGGGCAATGATCAGATAGCTTCAGGGCCTGGCCATCATTCAATTATTCAGGTGCCAGAGGCTGATGAATGGTACATGGTTTATCATAGGAAACCCTTGGGTGATAATGATGGAAATCACCGATATACCTGTATAGATAAGATGTATTTTGATGGAAATGGCTTTATCCAACCTATACAAATGACCAATCAAGGTGTAGAAAAAAGGCCGTTAGGAAGCATCAACATTGCCTCCGGAAAGCCGGTGATTGCTTCATCAACTTTTGGCGGTAACATTGGAAGTAATATAACAGACAATAACATAAGCACACGATGGGAGAGCGAATATACTGATTATCAGTGGGTTTACGTTGATCTAGGTGGCATTTATGATATTAGCCAGGTAGATATTTTGTGGGAAAATGCCTATGGTAGTAACTATATGATTCAGGTATCGGAAGATGCCAGCAGCTGGACTACTGTAAGGTCGATAACCGGAAATACGGAACTCGATGTCAGTTATAACAATCTTAATGCCCGTGGGAGGTTTGTTAGAATATTTGGTGCTACGCGCGGCACCATTTGGGGATACTCAATATACGAGCTCTCAATTTTTGGCAACCGTTATATTGCACCTAATAGGGCCTTTAACCAGCCTGTGGTTGCAAGTTCATTTATTGGTGGTAATGCTGGTGGTCTGGCTGTTGATGGCGACAAAACAGATAGTCGCTGGGAAAGTGAATACAGTGACCCTCAATGGCTATATGTGGATTTGGAACAAAATTATAATATTAGAAATGTAAAAATAACGTGGGAGGGAGCATATGCTTCTAACTACGAACTTCAAGTATCGCAAGATGGCTCTAATTGGTCTACGGTTAAGTCAGTTACCGCCAATAACTCTATTGTAAATGATCATAATGACCTAAATACAAGTGGTAGATATTTCAGAATATTGGGTACTACCAGGGCTACCATCTGGGGTTATTCAATATACGAGGTGGAAGTATACGGTGAACCTTTACGACCAGGAAGTATTGGCATTACAGATTTAGGAGGAGTGCTCACAAGCCAATATTCAGATTCGCCGATAGGCGAGGGGTTGGGTAATTTGATTGATAATAATATTGATACCAAATACCTTACCTTAAACCCTAACTGCTACATAGAATATCAGGCAGATGAGAGTCATATTATCAGAAGTTATGAGCTCGTCTCAGCCAATGATAACCCGCAGCGAGACCCTCTAAGCTGGACCTTGGAAGGAAGTGCTGATGGTGTAACCTGGCATACATTGGACACGCGTAATGATGAAGATTTTAATAATAGGTTTCAAGCCAGAAGTTTCTCCATTAGTAATAATACAGCTTACAGATATTATAAATTTAATTTTAATAATAATAGTGGAAATATATTACAACTTTCAGAATTGGAGTTATTTGAAGACACCATGGCCAGCAACAGCATTCCCAAAATAAGCCCAAGACAGAGTTTAGATAAAAAACCATATCCTATGCCTTTTGAGGATGATGTATTAATACCGTTAGAAATAGAAGAGCCTACTCAAGGAGTTATGACTGTTTATGATTTCTCAGGTAAGATTGTCTTTTCAAAAGAAATGAATCTGTCTTCTCAAAAAGAGATCATCAAATGGCAAGGAAAAAATGAAAATGGTACTAAGGTGAAGCCAGGAATTTACATTATTAAGATAGAGTCAGAGGCTTTTGTTCTGTCCAAAAAGGTGATTAAGGAATAA
- a CDS encoding galactose-binding domain-containing protein, whose product MSILNLKLNRSGLIVILFMTAAFGLHAQDWQMKQANLMTEFANDVNPQNVLPEYPRPQLVREKWLNLNGLWQFQAANSRTEPLPAGNLSRQILVPFPVESAISGVMERHNAIWYNRAFTVPSDWSGQRIILHFGAVDWESEVFVNGTSVTLHRGGYDPFSIDITNYLNGTGPQELAVRVYDPTNDGGYARGKQSKTSYGIMYTSATGIWQTVWLEPLPSQSISSLKLIPDIDAGRLNVTVNVNNANNVTVQAVAYDNGVEVASITGSPNSHLQLPVSNPKLWSPASPKLYDLKVYLKQGNVVIDEVDSYFGMRKIALEEVDGVKKLMLNNEFVFQFGPLDQGFWPDGVYTAPTDEALRSDLEQMKAMGFNMVRKHIKVEPMRWYYWADKLGLMVWQDMPSVNSYIWPFYPEQPIDRPQFKAELERMVTGLISVPSIITWVVFNEEQGQHDAVELTHFVEQLDPSRVVNPASGSGWVDAGDMVDVHPYPAPVINGLENRDDVAKVIGEYGGIGLRVDGHYWSDDADSYVVVNSPQELIDMYAGFANTLKSHIINYGLSAAVYTEITDVENEINGMLTYDRIMKVPAESIRQINEEVIKIKGVEALLPNSGKVPQTWKYTTSQPGTGWMNEGFNDQSWTSSLGGFGGGGVPNANVQTSWTSSDIWLRKQFHVGNLSDDQLNSLKFSLFHDEACEIYINGVQAASVMGFTTSYEEVAISQNALNALRENDMNTIAIHCHQTYGGQFIDAGIVYIAYQDDQYSNNLALNQPTTVSSTINGYFPAFFAVDGNKGSRWGSVYSNPQWIYVDLGQEYDISRVKVFWEFARATDYQIQVSNDASNWTTIKTISGNTEEENDHIGLSGHGRYVRIYGTKAATMWGYSIYELEVYGPATSNIQARLGEETSESIDDHSPYPNPFKEEIILPLQIKSAAKVKITVANVAGQEIDTFSYHLKEGSHKIDLTEKLRPLDKGIFFLKVQMGKESHQFKIIKN is encoded by the coding sequence ATGAGCATATTAAACCTTAAACTAAACAGATCCGGTCTCATAGTTATACTGTTCATGACCGCAGCTTTTGGCTTACATGCTCAGGATTGGCAAATGAAGCAAGCCAATCTAATGACAGAGTTTGCCAATGATGTAAACCCGCAAAATGTGCTACCAGAATACCCCAGACCACAACTGGTAAGAGAAAAGTGGCTCAACCTCAATGGATTATGGCAGTTTCAGGCTGCCAACTCCAGAACAGAACCCTTGCCAGCTGGAAACTTGTCACGACAAATTTTAGTGCCATTTCCGGTAGAATCAGCCATTTCAGGGGTAATGGAAAGGCATAATGCCATCTGGTACAATCGTGCATTTACGGTTCCTTCAGACTGGTCAGGTCAGCGGATAATACTCCATTTTGGAGCAGTGGATTGGGAATCAGAGGTATTTGTAAACGGCACCAGCGTGACTTTGCACAGGGGTGGCTATGATCCATTTAGTATTGATATTACCAATTATCTGAATGGAACAGGACCTCAAGAGCTCGCGGTTCGGGTGTATGATCCCACCAATGATGGTGGCTACGCCCGTGGCAAACAGTCGAAAACGTCATATGGCATTATGTATACCAGTGCAACAGGTATTTGGCAGACCGTTTGGCTCGAGCCGCTCCCTTCTCAAAGCATTTCGAGCCTGAAACTGATCCCTGATATTGACGCGGGCAGACTCAATGTCACCGTCAATGTTAACAATGCCAACAATGTAACGGTGCAGGCGGTGGCCTATGACAATGGCGTGGAAGTGGCGTCTATCACCGGCAGTCCGAATAGCCACTTACAGCTGCCAGTGTCCAATCCCAAACTGTGGTCACCAGCTTCACCCAAGCTCTATGATTTGAAAGTTTACCTTAAACAAGGAAATGTTGTCATAGATGAGGTGGATAGCTATTTTGGAATGAGAAAGATAGCTCTGGAAGAAGTAGATGGCGTGAAAAAGCTTATGCTGAACAATGAATTCGTCTTCCAGTTCGGTCCATTGGATCAAGGCTTTTGGCCTGATGGCGTGTATACGGCTCCCACCGATGAGGCTCTCAGATCTGACCTTGAGCAAATGAAAGCGATGGGATTCAATATGGTGAGAAAGCACATTAAAGTAGAACCTATGCGATGGTACTATTGGGCTGATAAACTGGGACTTATGGTGTGGCAGGATATGCCATCAGTAAACTCTTACATCTGGCCTTTTTATCCAGAGCAGCCTATTGATAGGCCGCAATTTAAGGCTGAATTAGAAAGAATGGTTACAGGGCTCATAAGTGTTCCTTCCATCATTACCTGGGTGGTATTCAACGAAGAGCAAGGCCAGCATGACGCTGTGGAGCTCACACATTTTGTAGAGCAGCTGGATCCATCTCGTGTTGTTAATCCTGCCAGCGGTTCTGGATGGGTAGATGCCGGAGATATGGTAGATGTGCATCCTTATCCTGCTCCAGTGATCAATGGCCTTGAAAATAGGGATGACGTAGCCAAGGTAATCGGTGAGTACGGTGGCATAGGCCTCCGTGTGGATGGCCACTATTGGTCTGATGATGCTGATTCTTATGTGGTGGTTAATAGCCCTCAGGAATTGATAGATATGTATGCTGGCTTTGCTAATACTTTAAAAAGCCATATCATAAATTATGGCCTCAGTGCGGCGGTTTACACAGAGATTACGGATGTTGAAAATGAGATCAATGGCATGTTAACCTATGACCGCATCATGAAGGTACCTGCTGAAAGTATCCGTCAAATCAATGAAGAAGTCATTAAGATCAAAGGTGTAGAAGCCCTGCTGCCGAATTCAGGGAAGGTGCCTCAAACCTGGAAGTACACCACCAGTCAACCGGGAACTGGCTGGATGAATGAGGGTTTTAACGATCAGTCATGGACTTCTAGTCTCGGGGGATTTGGCGGTGGTGGCGTGCCCAATGCCAATGTACAAACCAGCTGGACCAGCTCAGACATCTGGCTGCGAAAGCAATTCCATGTTGGTAATCTATCTGATGATCAGTTGAATAGCCTGAAGTTTAGCCTTTTTCATGATGAAGCCTGTGAAATCTACATCAATGGAGTACAAGCCGCTTCTGTCATGGGATTCACCACCAGCTATGAAGAAGTAGCTATTAGCCAAAATGCCCTGAATGCTCTGAGAGAAAATGATATGAATACCATTGCCATACATTGCCATCAAACTTATGGTGGTCAGTTTATTGATGCAGGCATTGTTTATATCGCATATCAGGACGACCAGTATAGCAACAACCTGGCACTGAACCAACCGACAACGGTGTCTTCAACTATCAATGGCTATTTCCCAGCCTTCTTTGCAGTGGATGGCAATAAAGGTTCAAGATGGGGCAGCGTCTACAGCAACCCACAATGGATTTATGTTGATCTCGGTCAGGAATATGATATTAGCCGGGTGAAAGTTTTCTGGGAATTTGCACGCGCCACCGACTATCAGATTCAGGTGTCTAATGACGCCAGCAACTGGACCACCATTAAAACCATATCCGGAAATACCGAAGAAGAAAATGACCACATTGGTCTTTCTGGGCACGGCAGATATGTACGAATATATGGCACTAAAGCGGCCACCATGTGGGGCTATTCTATCTATGAACTAGAGGTGTACGGGCCAGCTACCAGCAATATTCAGGCGAGGTTAGGAGAAGAAACAAGCGAGAGTATTGATGACCATTCACCTTATCCCAATCCATTCAAAGAAGAGATTATCTTGCCATTGCAAATAAAATCAGCTGCTAAAGTGAAGATAACGGTCGCTAATGTTGCAGGGCAGGAGATAGACACCTTTTCATATCACCTGAAAGAAGGGAGTCATAAGATAGATCTGACAGAGAAATTAAGGCCATTGGACAAGGGTATTTTCTTTCTAAAAGTACAGATGGGAAAGGAAAGTCATCAGTTTAAAATCATTAAAAATTGA